A genome region from Thermoanaerobacter uzonensis DSM 18761 includes the following:
- a CDS encoding prepilin peptidase, with product MIKILILIILFFAAVEDIKKMEVGHIYPASILALSFVNFFLKPYILLKFYLVNSLLLFAVLFLFWLLGGIGGEDVKILTALSFYSGFKIWDILLWASVIFIFYSLILRKFRTKLPFMPAVFAGALLNFLLI from the coding sequence ATGATTAAGATTTTGATTTTAATTATCCTCTTTTTCGCTGCTGTAGAAGACATAAAAAAGATGGAGGTGGGACACATCTACCCTGCCTCCATCTTGGCGCTTTCTTTTGTGAATTTCTTTTTGAAACCTTATATACTCCTAAAATTTTATCTGGTTAACTCACTTTTGCTATTTGCAGTTCTTTTCCTTTTCTGGCTTTTAGGAGGAATAGGCGGTGAAGACGTAAAAATTTTAACTGCGCTGTCTTTCTACTCTGGCTTTAAAATATGGGATATTCTTTTGTGGGCATCTGTGATTTTTATCTTTTATTCCCTTATTTTACGCAAATTCAGAACAAAGCTTCCTTTTATGCCTGCTGTTTTTGCTGGAGCACTTTTAAACTTCTTGTTAATTTAA
- a CDS encoding LSm family protein — protein sequence MRKILALVIVIALAVAGYQAYKDDSKRTALEEKVKGVLYSIGGDTSPIRVYDPNTMKQRPDLQPLADKFLEKHYNKEIKFILKNGTEFSGSIKNVVVAEYIKDDLSHKEGDLVLIGNFIVNSFQSSKIPKEVFIHKNVQLQLSKIYIVNGELVEDNKKPPLFLELTPLIDDVVIADEVTHYFQYTSPETKFLMSDKAYRSISGSEEGTKGKLSIEIKNKLNNKDLYIKSYFNINGLNFSEIKRESNVKEYVEWAKKNL from the coding sequence ATGAGGAAAATATTAGCTTTAGTCATAGTCATAGCGCTTGCTGTGGCAGGGTATCAGGCTTATAAGGATGACAGCAAGAGGACAGCTTTAGAGGAAAAGGTAAAAGGAGTTTTGTATAGTATAGGGGGTGACACGTCACCAATCCGAGTATATGATCCTAATACAATGAAACAAAGACCAGATTTACAACCGTTAGCAGATAAATTTTTAGAGAAGCACTATAACAAAGAAATAAAATTCATACTAAAAAACGGCACAGAATTTAGCGGCAGTATAAAGAATGTAGTTGTAGCTGAATATATAAAAGATGATTTAAGTCATAAAGAAGGTGATTTAGTGCTCATAGGTAATTTTATTGTAAACTCTTTTCAATCCTCGAAAATTCCTAAAGAAGTATTTATTCATAAAAATGTTCAACTTCAACTTTCAAAAATATATATTGTTAATGGAGAACTTGTTGAAGATAATAAAAAACCACCATTGTTTTTAGAATTAACACCTTTGATAGATGATGTGGTTATCGCAGATGAAGTTACTCATTATTTCCAATATACTTCTCCAGAAACAAAATTTTTGATGAGTGATAAAGCGTATAGAAGTATAAGTGGAAGCGAAGAAGGGACAAAAGGTAAGTTATCTATAGAAATAAAAAATAAATTAAATAATAAAGATCTTTATATTAAATCATATTTTAATATAAATGGTTTAAATTTTTCCGAAATAAAGCGGGAAAGCAATGTAAAAGAATACGTCGAATGGGCTAAGAAGAACTTATAA